One genomic segment of Candidatus Fukatsuia endosymbiont of Tuberolachnus salignus includes these proteins:
- the speG gene encoding spermidine N1-acetyltransferase, translating to MSSTSSIKLRPLERDDLPFVHQLDNNANVMRYWFEEPYEAFVELSDLYDKHIHDQSERRFIISSEGGRVGLVELAEINYIHRRAEFQIIIDPAHQGKGFASRAAILAMEYGFSVLNLYKLYLIVDKENNKAIHIYSKLGFEKEGELKKEFFINGEYRTVIRMCIFQREYFDKYKLSTK from the coding sequence ATGTCGAGCACCAGTAGCATTAAGCTACGCCCATTGGAACGTGATGATCTGCCGTTTGTACATCAATTGGATAATAATGCTAATGTGATGCGCTATTGGTTTGAAGAGCCTTATGAAGCCTTTGTTGAACTTTCTGACCTGTACGATAAACATATTCATGATCAGAGTGAGCGCCGATTTATTATCTCCAGTGAAGGCGGTAGGGTAGGCTTGGTTGAATTGGCTGAAATCAACTACATCCATCGTCGTGCTGAGTTCCAGATTATTATTGATCCCGCTCATCAGGGAAAAGGTTTTGCCAGTAGGGCCGCGATTTTAGCCATGGAATACGGGTTCTCGGTACTTAATTTGTATAAACTTTATCTGATTGTTGATAAAGAAAATAATAAAGCCATTCATATTTATAGTAAATTGGGCTTCGAAAAAGAAGGAGAATTAAAGAAAGAATTTTTTATCAACGGTGAATACCGTACAGTGATCCGTATGTGTATTTTTCAAAGAGAATATTTTGATAAGTATAAATTATCTACAAAATGA
- the ppa gene encoding inorganic diphosphatase, which yields MSLKEVPAGKSLPEDIYVVIEIPANADPIKYEVDKESGALFVDRFMSTAMFYPCNYGYINHTLSLDGDPVDVLVPTPYPLQPGSVIRCRPVGMLKMSDESGEDAKLVAVPHTKLSTEYDRIKDVEDLPGLLKSQIIHFFKHYKDLEAGKWVKIEGWQDATAARAEICTSYERYKLDKK from the coding sequence ATGAGTTTGAAAGAGGTTCCAGCAGGTAAAAGCCTACCCGAAGATATTTATGTAGTGATTGAAATTCCCGCCAATGCAGATCCGATTAAATATGAAGTCGATAAAGAAAGTGGCGCTTTATTTGTTGACCGATTTATGTCTACCGCCATGTTTTATCCCTGTAATTACGGTTATATCAATCATACCTTGTCGTTAGATGGTGATCCTGTTGATGTGTTAGTGCCAACACCCTATCCGTTACAGCCAGGCTCAGTGATCCGTTGTCGCCCGGTCGGTATGTTAAAGATGAGCGATGAATCAGGCGAGGATGCCAAGTTGGTGGCAGTTCCGCATACAAAACTAAGCACAGAGTACGATCGTATTAAAGATGTAGAGGATCTACCCGGATTATTGAAATCTCAGATCATACATTTTTTTAAGCATTACAAGGATTTGGAAGCAGGAAAATGGGTGAAAATTGAAGGGTGGCAAGATGCTACCGCAGCTAGAGCCGAAATTTGCACCTCTTACGAGCGTTACAAACTCGATAAGAAATAA
- the argR gene encoding transcriptional regulator ArgR, with product MDNLADPQDLIKKFKALLKEEKFSSQGEIALALQSAGFESINQSKVSRMLTKFGAIRVRNAKMETVYCLPAERSVPTISSPLKNLVLDINHNDSLVVIRTSPASAQLIARLLDSLGSAEGILGSIAGDDTIFTTPRQNVSVETLYKSILKLLG from the coding sequence ATGGATAATTTGGCTGACCCGCAAGACCTTATCAAAAAATTTAAGGCACTACTCAAAGAAGAAAAATTCAGCTCTCAAGGTGAGATTGCCTTAGCGTTGCAGAGCGCCGGATTTGAAAGTATTAACCAATCCAAAGTATCACGGATGTTGACAAAATTTGGTGCTATTAGAGTACGTAATGCCAAAATGGAAACGGTTTATTGCTTGCCTGCAGAACGTTCTGTGCCTACTATCAGCAGCCCGTTAAAAAATTTGGTGTTAGATATTAACCACAACGATTCTCTGGTAGTGATCCGTACCAGTCCAGCTTCCGCTCAATTGATTGCCCGTTTACTCGATTCTTTAGGAAGCGCCGAGGGTATTTTGGGCAGTATTGCTGGAGACGATACTATTTTTACTACTCCGAGGCAGAATGTTAGCGTTGAAACGCTCTATAAATCGATCCTGAAATTATTGGGTTAA
- a CDS encoding choline/ethanolamine kinase family protein — protein sequence MNDKNINDLVIKILNLSKKNKIIMTPIGGMTNSNYLLTIDDVKMVLRLPGVATECFINRGYEKNNSELASLIGINAKTIYFDSATGIKITVYIPDAEVLNPQIVRQQDNIKEISLCFRKLHQSDIKFGNSFNVFSEYEKYKHILDNHYSYLDFFVKKIFFITST from the coding sequence ATGAATGACAAAAATATCAATGATCTTGTAATAAAAATATTAAATTTAAGTAAGAAAAATAAAATAATCATGACTCCTATTGGTGGCATGACAAACAGTAATTATCTTTTAACAATTGACGATGTAAAAATGGTTTTGCGTCTTCCCGGCGTAGCGACTGAATGCTTTATTAACCGTGGTTATGAAAAAAACAACAGTGAACTCGCTTCTTTAATTGGCATTAATGCAAAAACCATTTATTTTGATAGTGCCACAGGAATCAAAATAACTGTATATATTCCGGATGCTGAAGTGCTAAATCCTCAGATTGTAAGACAGCAAGATAACATTAAAGAAATTAGCCTTTGTTTTAGAAAATTGCATCAATCAGATATTAAATTTGGCAATTCTTTTAATGTTTTTTCCGAGTATGAAAAATATAAACACATATTAGATAATCACTATAGTTATCTTGATTTTTTTGTCAAAAAGATATTTTTTATCACTTCAACGTAA
- the mdh gene encoding malate dehydrogenase, translating into MKVAVLGAAGGIGQALALLLKNQLPADSTLSLYDVAPITPGVAADLSHIPTAVEVEGFAGEDATPALHGADVVLIAAGVARKPGLDRNDLFKFNASIVRDLVAKIAKICPEALIAIITNPVNSTVAIAAEVLKKAGVYDKNKLFGITTLDSIRSNTFVAKLKNKQPQDITVPVIGGHSGTTILPLLSQIPGISFTEKEVTDLTKRIQDAGTEVVKAKAGGGSATLSMGEAAARFALSLVRALQGESGIVECAYVDAVENDEKYKYAPFFAQPVLLDKDGITERKGLGVLSPYEQEALQKMLKVLNEDIASGKDFVNLPSL; encoded by the coding sequence ATGAAAGTTGCAGTTCTCGGTGCCGCCGGTGGTATTGGTCAGGCTCTCGCTCTTCTACTCAAAAACCAGCTTCCTGCCGATTCAACACTCTCACTTTACGATGTCGCGCCAATCACCCCCGGTGTTGCTGCTGATCTCAGCCATATTCCCACGGCTGTTGAAGTTGAAGGATTTGCTGGCGAGGATGCGACACCAGCATTACACGGTGCCGACGTTGTTTTGATTGCTGCAGGCGTAGCACGTAAACCAGGCCTGGATCGCAATGATCTATTCAAATTCAATGCAAGTATTGTGCGCGATTTGGTGGCGAAAATTGCCAAAATTTGCCCAGAAGCACTTATTGCTATCATTACTAACCCGGTGAACAGCACTGTTGCCATCGCCGCCGAAGTGCTGAAAAAAGCAGGTGTCTACGACAAAAATAAACTCTTTGGTATCACCACCCTCGATAGCATACGCTCAAACACCTTTGTTGCTAAATTGAAAAACAAGCAACCGCAGGATATCACAGTACCGGTTATTGGTGGACACTCAGGGACAACGATTTTACCTTTGCTGTCACAGATCCCGGGTATCAGTTTTACTGAAAAAGAAGTGACCGACTTGACTAAACGCATTCAAGATGCGGGGACTGAAGTGGTGAAAGCCAAAGCAGGCGGCGGGTCTGCTACGCTTTCTATGGGAGAAGCCGCGGCACGTTTTGCGCTTTCTTTAGTGCGTGCATTGCAAGGTGAAAGTGGTATTGTCGAATGCGCTTATGTTGATGCCGTTGAAAACGATGAAAAATATAAATATGCTCCATTCTTTGCCCAGCCAGTTTTGCTCGATAAAGACGGTATTACTGAACGTAAGGGCCTCGGTGTTTTGAGTCCTTATGAACAGGAAGCATTGCAAAAAATGCTGAAAGTATTGAACGAAGATATTGCATCAGGTAAAGATTTTGTTAATTTACCCTCGTTATAA
- the mpl gene encoding UDP-N-acetylmuramate:L-alanyl-gamma-D-glutamyl-meso-diaminopimelate ligase, whose translation MHIHILGICGTFMGGLATLARSLGHQVTGSDTNVYPPMSTLLQEQEIALIQGYDPAQLRPAPDLVIIGNALTRGNPCVEVVLEDSVPYISGAQWLHDQVLAGRWVVAVSGTHGKTSTASMIAWILEACGHQPGFIIGGVPGNFAVSARLGHSPFFVIEADEYDCAFFDKRSKFVHYVPRTLVMNNLEFDHADIFDDLHAIQKQFHHLVRLVPGKGKIILPQNDTNLQQVMAMGCWSEQQQVGDCTGLHTKKTRDDASAYQVFLNHTQLGEVHWSLIGEHNMHNGLMAIAAACHLGVKPKEACQALSGIIGVRRRLELRGTVKGIHVYDDFAHHPTAILASLTALRAKVGEARIVAVLEPRSYTMKLGLHKKDLVLALASADEVFLFQPPDIPWQVADIANSTSKPTHWNADIDSLVATIVQTVQNGDHILIMSNGGFAGIHDKLLHKLALRTCSKSS comes from the coding sequence ATGCATATTCATATTTTAGGCATTTGTGGTACTTTTATGGGCGGATTGGCGACATTAGCACGTTCGTTAGGGCATCAAGTCACAGGATCGGATACAAATGTTTACCCACCGATGAGTACCCTATTGCAAGAACAAGAGATAGCGTTAATCCAAGGGTATGATCCCGCTCAACTCCGACCAGCACCGGATTTGGTGATCATCGGTAATGCGCTGACTCGTGGTAATCCCTGTGTCGAAGTGGTATTAGAAGACAGCGTTCCCTATATTTCTGGGGCGCAATGGTTGCATGATCAGGTTCTAGCTGGACGCTGGGTAGTCGCTGTCTCGGGAACGCACGGCAAGACTAGCACCGCGAGTATGATTGCCTGGATACTGGAAGCTTGCGGCCATCAGCCCGGTTTTATTATTGGTGGTGTACCGGGTAATTTTGCTGTTTCTGCCCGTTTGGGTCATAGTCCGTTTTTTGTGATCGAAGCCGACGAATACGATTGCGCTTTTTTTGATAAACGCTCTAAATTTGTTCACTACGTGCCACGTACGCTGGTGATGAACAATCTTGAATTTGATCATGCTGATATTTTTGACGATTTGCATGCCATTCAAAAGCAATTTCATCATTTAGTACGTTTAGTGCCAGGAAAAGGAAAAATAATCTTGCCGCAAAATGATACCAATCTACAACAGGTTATGGCAATGGGATGTTGGAGCGAGCAACAACAGGTCGGTGACTGTACCGGTTTACATACAAAAAAAACCAGGGATGATGCCAGTGCATATCAGGTATTTCTCAATCATACACAGCTAGGAGAAGTGCATTGGTCGTTAATTGGTGAACATAATATGCACAACGGCCTGATGGCGATTGCTGCAGCCTGTCACCTGGGAGTGAAACCGAAGGAGGCCTGTCAGGCACTCAGTGGCATTATCGGCGTTCGGCGGCGACTTGAATTACGTGGAACAGTAAAGGGTATCCATGTTTACGATGATTTTGCTCATCATCCCACCGCCATCCTCGCCTCGTTAACGGCATTACGCGCTAAAGTGGGTGAGGCACGAATAGTTGCCGTGCTAGAACCTCGTTCTTACACCATGAAACTGGGTTTACATAAAAAGGATTTGGTATTGGCATTAGCATCCGCGGATGAGGTTTTTTTATTCCAACCGCCAGATATTCCGTGGCAAGTCGCCGATATTGCAAATAGCACTAGCAAGCCGACACATTGGAACGCTGATATTGATAGCTTGGTGGCAACAATCGTGCAAACCGTTCAAAATGGCGACCATATTTTGATCATGAGTAACGGTGGTTTTGCTGGGATCCACGACAAGTTATTACACAAGCTAGCTCTTAGAACCTGTTCCAAATCTTCTTGA
- a CDS encoding phosphotransferase family protein, whose product MGQDRCPCHNDLVAENIIRSNNKIYLIDWEYSGMNDPMWDLASHFLECQFTPNEENIFLMSYFEGGIPDKAKQKILLFKFTQDILWAMWTIIKEENGDNFGNYGVNRLRNAYQLMCQYKEQYDK is encoded by the coding sequence TTGGGGCAAGACAGGTGCCCTTGCCATAACGATTTGGTTGCCGAAAATATAATTAGAAGTAATAACAAAATTTATTTAATTGATTGGGAATATTCAGGTATGAATGATCCGATGTGGGATTTAGCATCACATTTTTTAGAATGCCAGTTTACTCCTAATGAAGAGAACATTTTTTTAATGTCATATTTTGAAGGCGGTATTCCAGATAAAGCAAAACAAAAAATACTGTTATTTAAATTTACCCAGGACATATTATGGGCTATGTGGACAATAATCAAGGAGGAAAATGGTGATAACTTTGGTAATTATGGTGTTAATCGACTTAGAAATGCATATCAACTGATGTGTCAATATAAAGAACAATATGATAAATAA
- a CDS encoding NTP transferase domain-containing protein — protein MNAIILAAGLGSRFGYITKNNHKALLPIGGTPNIERTIKYLHEFGVTEIHIVTGHMSHLFEVLKNKYHCNLIYNNRYNEYNNIYSLYCAQKYFTDTLVIDADVVLLENIFLISDHSHYYVIQRKKSKNKEWVVCTTDEGIVDKILVTNKYKPSLLGVSYWIKEDCQLIKQKLLCYLQDEKHLINQKLYWDHIPISILQTLKVKAFLIHKTAAAEMDNMDNYHRICTQLASVN, from the coding sequence ATGAATGCAATTATTTTAGCAGCAGGTTTAGGCTCTCGTTTTGGATATATTACAAAAAACAATCATAAAGCCTTATTGCCTATTGGTGGGACACCCAATATTGAAAGAACAATAAAGTATTTACACGAATTTGGAGTGACAGAAATTCATATAGTGACAGGCCATATGAGTCATTTATTTGAGGTTTTAAAAAATAAATATCATTGTAATCTTATCTACAACAATAGATATAATGAATATAATAATATTTATTCATTATACTGTGCTCAAAAATATTTTACTGATACTCTTGTTATTGATGCAGACGTCGTATTATTAGAAAATATTTTTCTAATATCGGATCACAGTCACTACTATGTTATTCAGAGAAAAAAATCAAAAAATAAAGAATGGGTAGTATGTACCACTGATGAGGGCATTGTCGATAAAATTTTAGTGACCAATAAATATAAGCCATCATTACTAGGGGTCTCTTATTGGATAAAAGAAGATTGTCAACTTATTAAACAAAAACTACTTTGTTATCTGCAAGATGAAAAACATCTGATTAATCAAAAATTATATTGGGATCACATACCCATCTCTATCTTGCAAACACTTAAAGTGAAAGCCTTTCTTATTCATAAAACCGCAGCGGCTGAAATGGATAATATGGATAACTATCATAGGATATGTACTCAATTGGCATCTGTAAACTAA
- a CDS encoding DMT family transporter codes for MINNKIKEIYYGLFSGALWGVAGTLLEMMLMDKNLKTILVAPIILAFANDFISSGYMLFHLIRKKYSIKKVLLGRNTLIIVAAALLGGPIGMSCYLIAIQYIGVGYAAAISASYPALGALMAFVFIKDKLSKMGVCGILLSVIATMLLGYSASTNSSFCWIGFTFALVCALVCALSWGLEVIISSYGMKKSIPPDFAYFIRQVSASLGYLTLFVMIIPLDNIKECYAMTSKIMPHIFMISLITTVSYLYYYRAINIIGPVRAMGLNITYAVWAILLGWFLLSNQINFQLIILCCFIILGSFLTIISPKKSSKLLRYNK; via the coding sequence ATGATAAATAACAAGATAAAAGAAATTTATTATGGATTATTTTCTGGCGCTTTATGGGGAGTCGCTGGTACTTTATTAGAAATGATGCTTATGGATAAAAACCTTAAAACTATTCTAGTTGCTCCTATAATTTTGGCTTTCGCCAATGATTTTATATCAAGTGGTTATATGTTGTTTCACCTTATCAGGAAAAAATACTCTATTAAAAAAGTATTACTTGGTCGTAACACATTGATTATCGTTGCTGCAGCGTTGTTGGGTGGTCCTATAGGCATGTCTTGTTATCTTATAGCCATTCAGTATATTGGCGTTGGCTATGCAGCAGCTATCTCTGCTTCTTATCCCGCTTTAGGAGCTTTAATGGCTTTTGTATTTATAAAAGACAAATTATCTAAAATGGGGGTATGCGGAATTTTATTGTCAGTGATTGCAACAATGCTTTTAGGGTATAGTGCCTCTACAAATTCATCTTTTTGTTGGATAGGATTTACATTTGCTTTAGTATGTGCTTTAGTATGTGCTTTAAGCTGGGGCTTAGAAGTTATTATCAGCTCTTATGGAATGAAAAAGTCTATTCCCCCTGATTTTGCTTATTTTATTCGACAAGTTTCAGCCTCTCTGGGATATTTAACTTTGTTTGTGATGATAATCCCTCTTGATAATATTAAAGAATGTTATGCTATGACCTCAAAAATAATGCCACATATCTTTATGATATCACTAATAACAACAGTCTCCTACTTATATTATTATCGTGCCATCAATATTATTGGCCCAGTCCGGGCTATGGGACTTAACATTACTTATGCTGTTTGGGCCATTTTATTGGGTTGGTTTTTATTAAGTAACCAAATTAATTTTCAATTAATTATATTATGTTGTTTTATCATATTGGGATCTTTTTTAACAATAATTTCTCCTAAAAAATCATCTAAACTATTAAGATATAATAAATGA
- the tamB gene encoding autotransporter assembly complex protein TamB, which produces MSWIKKLSLSLLLILSLLIATLTILLGTTSGVHFLINSATRWVPGLDIVTVKGGLRDLTLEGVQYQMPGVLAKVDQLHLSLQFSCLKQGEICIEALNAQDIDVQITTAELPASSAPTDTKPLTDLKTPYPITLKLLTLNNVNVRVDQTAISLEELRTGAHWQQRVLSLMPTKISELLIVTGVPTVADPLPERLNAQKKSKLSTESLNETLIALFRQPLLPSLPDFHLPLDIQITALSGQQLRLRGENDFIINSLFLQGHTQGQAIQLDNLAIKTPQGELLVKGTANLSDKWPLDIVAESTLNIAPLQREKVKLRLHGGLCEQLKLALNLSGSINAQLDAETVLTEAGLPLAITLQSPQLHWPLTGNAQYQLNDFKMRFNGKATHYALSLHGNLQAIDLPPARLTLDGKGNLEQFDLTRLRLTALQGSTDLTGKVTWRDGISWQSLLTVNGINTEKQWPQWPAKLNGTIRTSGKIHEEHWQLQVPELMLDGNIKQKRLIAHGSLNGNSAGQWHIPTINLALGRNRLDVKGDLNDKWVLDADLDAPQLDGALPGLAGIAKGTLKLRGNLKAPQLLADITANNLQWQKLYIKRVKIDSDVRSSDLIQGQLSMQIDQLKQENFLIKTLTLAAKGTEKQHQLHLKLTGEPLSAQLALNGSFDRQQQHWLGSLNNSHFSTLVGEWNVNRAITFDYLNKTQKLIIGAHCWQNPHAELCVPRAIELGANGQATVILNRFDLQMITPFLSPQTTLHGIFSGRGDISWQANSALPQATISLVGKGVKIQQQIQGNSLPIAFDRLDLDAGLTQGHAQMDWLIKLTDNGQFNGQLQVTQPQGQRKLSGNIAINNIALATINPILSKGEKATGMLNANLRLAGNAKNPLLYGQLTLDKVGLDSSWMPFKISEGRLSVDFNGMTSTLEGLIRTAKGQLNLAGNADWRNIAAWRARITAKGERLRVVVPPMLQIDVSPDLVFAATPQMFTLDGSIDIPWARIFVQEIPQNTVSVSPDEVMLNNQLQPIEDKKRTVAINSNLHVRLGSDVRLDAFDLKAQLQGALKVTQDKQGLGLNGQITIPEGSFHAYGQDLIVKKGLLLFSGPADQPLLNIEAIRNPQATEDNVTAGVRVTGMANAPLVTVFSDPVKPELEAWSYLLRGQGLSQSGTDGNMMTSMLIGLGVAKSGKLVGKIGEAFGVSNLALDTEGVGNSSQVVVSGNLTRDLQVKYGVGIFNSLATLTLRYRLMPRLYLEAVSGINQALDMVYQFEF; this is translated from the coding sequence ATGAGTTGGATAAAAAAACTGAGTCTTTCACTCCTGCTCATATTGTCATTACTGATCGCTACTCTAACTATTCTACTGGGTACAACCAGTGGTGTGCACTTCTTGATTAATAGTGCGACTCGCTGGGTTCCAGGGCTGGATATCGTTACTGTTAAGGGGGGCTTGCGTGATCTCACACTGGAAGGTGTTCAGTATCAGATGCCAGGGGTGCTGGCCAAAGTGGATCAGTTGCATCTTTCGCTCCAGTTTTCCTGCTTGAAGCAGGGAGAAATCTGTATTGAGGCGCTCAATGCACAAGATATTGATGTACAGATCACAACAGCAGAACTACCGGCAAGTTCTGCTCCAACTGACACTAAACCATTAACCGATCTCAAAACACCCTATCCGATAACGTTAAAATTGTTGACGTTGAATAATGTCAACGTCAGGGTAGACCAAACGGCTATTTCTTTAGAAGAGTTGCGTACTGGGGCGCATTGGCAGCAGCGAGTATTATCATTGATGCCAACTAAAATCAGTGAGTTATTGATCGTAACCGGGGTGCCGACAGTGGCTGACCCATTGCCAGAAAGATTGAATGCACAGAAAAAGAGCAAATTATCGACTGAGTCGTTGAATGAAACTTTAATCGCTTTGTTTCGTCAGCCCCTATTACCCTCGTTACCAGATTTTCATTTACCGCTCGATATTCAGATAACGGCGCTTTCTGGGCAACAACTGCGCTTGCGTGGCGAAAATGATTTCATCATAAACAGCTTATTCTTGCAGGGACATACTCAGGGTCAAGCTATCCAACTCGACAACTTAGCCATTAAAACACCGCAAGGTGAATTATTGGTCAAAGGCACTGCCAATTTGTCGGATAAATGGCCACTGGATATTGTGGCGGAGAGCACTCTCAATATTGCACCGCTACAAAGAGAAAAAGTGAAATTGCGCTTGCACGGTGGATTATGTGAACAACTGAAACTGGCACTTAATCTTTCCGGATCCATCAATGCCCAGTTGGATGCCGAGACCGTACTCACTGAAGCAGGGCTACCGCTCGCTATAACGTTACAAAGTCCACAATTACATTGGCCGTTAACCGGTAATGCACAATATCAACTCAATGATTTTAAAATGCGTTTCAATGGCAAAGCTACTCACTATGCACTGTCATTGCACGGTAATTTGCAAGCCATTGATTTGCCACCAGCACGCTTAACGCTTGATGGTAAGGGCAACTTAGAGCAATTCGACCTGACAAGGTTGCGCTTAACCGCTTTACAAGGTAGTACAGATTTAACGGGGAAAGTAACCTGGCGAGATGGCATCAGTTGGCAATCATTATTGACCGTAAATGGTATTAATACAGAAAAACAATGGCCACAATGGCCGGCAAAACTGAACGGTACAATACGCACCAGTGGCAAGATACATGAAGAGCACTGGCAACTACAAGTTCCTGAGCTGATGTTAGACGGTAATATAAAGCAAAAACGTTTGATCGCGCACGGCTCTTTGAATGGTAACTCCGCGGGACAGTGGCATATTCCTACTATCAATCTGGCGCTGGGCCGTAACCGGCTGGATGTTAAAGGTGATCTCAATGACAAATGGGTATTGGATGCTGATCTTGATGCTCCCCAATTAGACGGTGCCTTGCCCGGATTAGCAGGGATAGCGAAAGGTACGCTCAAATTGCGTGGTAACTTAAAAGCACCTCAGCTATTGGCTGATATCACGGCGAATAATTTACAGTGGCAAAAACTGTATATTAAGCGGGTCAAAATTGATAGCGATGTGCGTTCAAGTGATCTCATACAAGGACAGCTATCGATGCAGATTGATCAACTTAAGCAGGAAAATTTTTTGATCAAGACATTAACACTTGCAGCCAAAGGCACTGAAAAGCAACATCAGTTACATTTAAAATTGACCGGCGAGCCTCTTAGCGCTCAATTGGCACTGAACGGCAGTTTTGATCGACAGCAGCAACATTGGCTCGGAAGTCTAAATAATAGCCATTTTTCAACCTTGGTCGGTGAATGGAACGTAAATCGCGCCATCACGTTTGACTATCTCAATAAGACGCAAAAGTTAATTATCGGTGCACACTGTTGGCAAAATCCTCATGCAGAACTCTGTGTGCCACGTGCTATCGAGCTAGGTGCCAACGGCCAAGCGACGGTTATCCTCAATCGCTTTGATTTACAGATGATCACCCCCTTCCTCAGCCCGCAAACTACCCTGCACGGCATCTTTAGTGGACGAGGGGATATCAGTTGGCAAGCGAATAGCGCTTTGCCACAGGCTACAATATCTCTGGTGGGGAAGGGTGTAAAAATACAACAACAAATACAGGGTAATTCACTGCCAATTGCCTTTGATAGGCTAGACTTAGACGCAGGTCTGACTCAAGGACATGCACAAATGGATTGGCTGATTAAATTGACCGACAATGGACAATTTAACGGACAACTGCAGGTTACACAGCCACAGGGGCAACGTAAATTATCGGGTAATATTGCTATCAATAATATCGCACTAGCGACGATTAATCCGATCTTGAGTAAAGGTGAAAAGGCGACAGGCATGTTAAACGCCAATCTACGTTTGGCGGGTAATGCAAAAAATCCGCTGCTCTATGGTCAGCTGACGTTAGACAAAGTAGGTCTAGATAGCAGTTGGATGCCATTTAAAATTAGCGAAGGTCGCTTGTCGGTGGACTTCAATGGCATGACATCGACGCTAGAAGGGTTGATCCGCACGGCCAAGGGGCAGCTAAATTTAGCGGGTAATGCGGATTGGCGTAATATTGCTGCCTGGCGCGCCAGAATTACGGCTAAAGGAGAGAGATTACGCGTGGTAGTACCACCGATGCTACAGATCGATGTCTCACCCGATTTGGTATTTGCAGCCACGCCACAGATGTTCACATTGGATGGTTCGATCGATATTCCGTGGGCCCGTATTTTTGTACAGGAAATACCGCAAAACACGGTGTCAGTTTCTCCAGATGAAGTGATGTTAAACAACCAACTGCAACCGATAGAGGATAAAAAGAGAACGGTTGCTATTAACAGTAATCTACATGTTCGCCTCGGCTCTGATGTACGCCTTGATGCTTTTGATCTAAAAGCCCAATTACAGGGCGCATTAAAGGTAACACAGGATAAACAAGGATTGGGATTGAATGGTCAGATCACTATTCCTGAAGGCAGTTTTCATGCCTATGGACAGGATCTGATTGTGAAAAAAGGGTTATTGCTGTTCTCCGGCCCCGCTGACCAGCCTTTATTGAATATTGAAGCGATACGTAATCCGCAGGCAACCGAAGATAATGTAACCGCGGGTGTACGAGTTACAGGCATGGCTAATGCTCCGCTGGTCACGGTATTTTCCGATCCAGTCAAGCCAGAACTGGAGGCCTGGTCTTATCTGCTGCGTGGTCAGGGTTTAAGCCAGTCCGGTACGGATGGCAACATGATGACGTCAATGTTAATCGGTCTTGGGGTAGCAAAAAGTGGTAAACTTGTCGGCAAGATTGGTGAAGCATTCGGTGTCAGTAATTTAGCATTGGATACTGAGGGCGTAGGTAATAGCTCTCAGGTGGTTGTCAGTGGTAATTTGACTAGAGATCTACAGGTAAAGTATGGTGTTGGCATATTTAATTCATTAGCAACCTTAACATTACGCTATCGATTAATGCCCAGGTTGTATCTGGAAGCAGTGTCCGGTATTAATCAAGCACTCGATATGGTTTATCAATTTGAGTTTTGA